AAGAACCTTTAAAGGTAGAATGGTTAATCAAATGAAATAGTGCAGCGAATGTAGCAGCGGTGAATAACGCTATTTGCGTGCTCTCAGAAGAAGCAAATGCTAATGAACCGATACCAAGCAAGCTCATGATCATACCTAGCTGACTCACTGTGGAGAACGCAAGTAACGCTTTTAGATCCGTTTGCTTTACCGCATTGACAGATCCCCACAACATCGTCAATAGCCCTACACAAGATACGACATAAAACCATGTCGCATGGCCTGCGAAAATCGGGGTAAATCGCGCTACTAAATAAATACCCGCTTTAACCATCGTAGCGGAGTGTAAGTAGGCACTAACAGGCGTAGGAGCTTCCATCGCATCAGGTAGCCAAATATGGAATGGAAACTGTGCAGACTTAGTGAAAGCGCCAATCAACACAAGCAACATTGCAGGTATGAACAATGAATCTGCGGCAATCACTTCCCGCATAGAAATTAGTTCCTGTAAATTGAATGTTCCTGTTATTGTGTAAAGTATTAAAAATCCAGCTAGCATAAAAATACCACCTGTGACGGTAATCAACATCGATTTCTTCGCACCATACCTTGACTGTTTCCGGTGAGACCAGAAAGCAATAAGTAAGAAGGAAGAAATACTCGTCAATTCCCAGAAGACATACAGGACGATTAGGTTATCGGATAACACAACGCCCAGCATAGCCCCCATGAACAACAGTAAATATGTATAAAAGCGACCAATCGCTTCCCGTTCAGAAAGATAATAGATTGAATACAATACAACTAGACTACCGATGCCTGTGATCAGCAACGCAAAAATCATACTCAATCCATCTAAATGCGTGGAAAAATAGACATCAGCAGAAGGAATCCAAGAAAACGAATATAAATAAGACGCTCCATCCGAAAGTGAAGGAACGAGACGAATCAGTAAGATAAACAAGAACAGTGGAATGGTAATTACGAACCAACCGATCCGTCTTCCAGTCAAAACTTTGTGTATAAACGGAATCAGACACGCGGCGATAAATGGAATGAATATTGCTAGTAAGACAGTGATCAATCTAACACCTCCCAGAATGGATTGTTTATAAGTATCAATAGAATGCGCAGAGACTCTTGACTGCACACTGTACGTTATGCATAATGAGACTCTAAGCATAGAGTACAATCTCTACTCGAAAGTATACACTACTTTATCAAAAACCGCATAAAAAGCGCGGTCAGCATACTGTAAGGTCAGGTTCGTAAACCTATATACAGGATGGGGTTCTCTGTTGAAATTGCAACGGAAAGCATTTCTCTAAAGTTTGAACCCGTTAGTAATAATATATAGAATTCGAAGAGGTGATGAGTCATTATGGGCAAAATGAAAAGCCGTATGGACGAGGGAATTCTCGTTTGTGTGTATTACGGTCCAAATGGTGAACGTCTCATTAATAGAGGGTATAAAATTGCAACTATCATGGATTGTCCGCTCTATATTTTGACGGTTGATCCGGCTCCACTCGATGATTTCGACGTGGATAAGTCTGAGTATATTGACCGCTGGAAAGAGCTTGCAGATGAGTTAGAAGTGGAAGCGTTCATTATTCGTGACGATGAAAAGCGCCCTACCGCAAAAGTGATTAAAGAAGTGGCTCACCAATACGGTATTACACAAATCATCATCGGACAAACTGCGCAAAGCCGCTGGGAGGAAATTACAAAAGGCTCTTTCATGAACGTCTTGTTGAGAGAAATTCCATTTGTTGATTTCCATGTTATGTCAGTGGATCGGGCGATAAAGAGTGAGACAGAAGGATCGTTTGAAAAAGGCGTACGTGCGTATTTGATTCCGGATGGCGATACTTTCCGTATCAACTTCACACTTTCGAAGCATGCTCAATACGAGGGAATCTTCTTTAAAGAGATTGGGACCGACTTCAACAACGGGATTTTTAAATTTATGCAAAATAGTAAGATATGCCAGGTGCAAATAGAAGACGATCAGGTACTCGACTCAAGCAAGATTCAATGCAAGATAGGAAAATAACATCCTGAGAGATGTCCCGGAATGGGGCATCTCTTTTGCATCGATTTAAATTCAGGATCTAAGAGTTTATGAAAAATTAATGGTACGTACGGAGGGATTGGCACTTTGTAAGGGTCACTTCAAGGGCCCCTACAAAGTGCCAATTGCTTACTTCTACTCTTTCCACCAGCCTTTCCCCCAACTTTTCACGTCAAAAAGAGCTGTCTGCGAAGTCATTACATAATGACTTCGCAGACAGCTCCTGTCGCTACTGTTATTCCGAAAGTTCTTCTCCTACAATTTTCACTTCCATCTCCAGGTCAATTCCAAAATTCTTCTTCACTTCCGACTTGACCATCTCAATCGTCTGAATATAATCTGCTGCTGTCGCGTTGTTCTTATTGATGATGAAACCTGCATGTTTAGTAGACACTTCCGCTCCACCAAACCCTTTACCTTGCAAGCCGCTATCCTGGATCAACTTTCCAGCAAAGTAGCCCGGCGGACGTTTGAACACACTTCCTGCTGATGGGTATTCAAGTGGCTGTTTGGATTCACGTTGAAACGTTAAGTCAGCAACTGCCGCGTCAATATCACACTGTTCACCCTGAGTGAGCCAGAACTCTGCAGATAAAACGTAGTAGCCCTCTGTAGTAATGATACTTTTACGGTAACCTAGCTCCAACTCATCTTTTGAAAGCACGAAAATTTTTCCGGTAACATCCATGACAGTGGCATGATGAATAATATCTTTAATTTCTCCACCGTAAGCTCCTGCGTTCATTGCCATTGCGCCGCCAATTGAACCCGGTATTCCACAAGCAAACTCCAGTCCTGTTAAACAAGCCATTGTTGCTTCTTTGGACGCATCAATAATATTCGCGCCAGCTTCCGCTATCATTCTAGTACCATCAATCTTGATAGCATTGAAATTTGCCATATACAACACAATTCCTCGAACGCCACCGTCCCGAACGACCATATTGGAACCATTCCCCAGCAACAAAATAGGAATTTTATGATTATAAGCATAGCTAACGACTGCTTGCACTTCTTCTATTGTGCCAGGTGCCGCGACAACATCCGCTTTACCACCCAGACGTGTTTTCGTATATTTGTTTAGTGGCTCATCAAGTACTAACCAACCGCTTTTTATGTTCTTTTGAAGATCTTCAAACCATCGATGTTTTGACATCTACATCAAGTCCTTTCAGTATACGTGTCCCCTGTTTTACGGAAACAAACTTATCCATCTATTAGTATGCTTGCAATCAGTCCGTTTGACAAGGTTTTTCATTTTGACTTTCAACGTTTTTTCCTTTACAGTTTAGCTAACTAAATATCCATAAGGAGGAGTGAAAGTGAATACATGGAAAGTAGATCCTCAGGCGTCCACTGTCGGTTTTTCCGTTCCACATATGATGGTATCAACTGTCACGGGGACGTTTGAAAAATTTTCAGGAGAATTACAAGGAAACATAGCGGATCTGACGAAAGCTAAGATTGATTTTCGAGTAATCGTTTCTTCCATCCAGACGAAGAATAGAGACCGTGATCTACATCTATGCTCCGGGGACTTTTTTGATGCCGAAACTTTCCCCGAAATGGCATTCTCTTCTCGCGCAATTTATCACGATACAGATGGCAGATATCAAATGTTGGGAGACTTGACTGTTAAACAAACAACCAAAAGAGCAATATTTTACATCGCTCCTCAAGAAATAACCGTATTCGGTGCTACATATTTCGTTGAGGGTGAAATCAAACGAAAAGAATTTGGGTTAATGTGGAATCGTGCAATCGAAGCTGGTGGTGTGATGGTTGGAGAGATAATAGATATTAAGATGTCGGTTGTAATTTGCAAAGATGAAATATAACGGAAGCACCATGAATTGACGGTCTGTTTCAAGACAAATTAAAAAAGACTGAAGACGAAACTCTTCATTCTATAGAGTTTTCTTCAGTCCTATAAAGCGGTTCAATTTTATTGTCTTTTTATTACTTAGATATCACAAGCCCCATCGTCACACTGCCCACCATCATGTGTGCCAAGCACTCGCAACTTAGGCTTTGGCATTCCCTCTTCTTCAGCAATCTTTTCAAGTGCTTCAACAAACGCTTCCGTAGGCTGCGCTCCACTTATAGCATATTTGCGATTAATTACGAAGAATGGTACACCTTGAACACCAATCTCTTGCGCTTCTTCTATATCATTTTTTACTTCATCATCAAAATCATTACTATGAAGCATCTCTTTAGTTTTCTTTGCATCTAATCCAACTTCCGTTGCGATCGCTACGAGTACTTCCTCCGTATCGATACGCTCTCCCTCTACGAAGTAGCCATGCAGGAGACGCTCTGTTACTTCCTTCTCTACACCATGCTTCTCTGCTAATTTCGCTAGACGATGTGCATCAAGCGTATTAGACGTTTTCATTTTATCCACTTGATAGTGGAGACCAACAGTTTTTGCTTGCTCTCCTATATTATTCAACATATTTTTTGCTTCTTGTTTGCTGACATTATACTTTCCGGCTAACCCTTCCATTACTGATTGGTCTGAAGCTACTGGGGTATTCGGATCTAGCTGATACGCTTTGAATATAACCTCCGATTTCTCTTCAAGCCCTACTTGTTTCAAGGCATGCTCCAAACGTCTTTTTCCAATATAGCAAAACGGACAAACATAATCTGACCATACTTCAATTTTCATTTTTTGCCCCACCTTTCTATTCTCTATTTTAGATTCAAGGAAAGTTGGCAACAATGTTAATGCTTGGATTATATAATTTTACAGAATGAGGTGTTGGAATGAATGAATCTTTATGGCTTGCCACCGCTTATCCGAAGTCTACTTATCCAACAGTAGATGACGATGTAACTTGCGATGTGTTAATCATCGGAGGAGGGCTGAGCGGCATAGCAAATGCTTACTTTTTGTCTAAACAAGGAAAGGACGTTGTGTTGCTAGAGAAAAATAGTTTATTGCATGGAGCAACGGGAAATTCTACAGGTAAATTAACTGCCCAACATGACTTGGTATATGCGGACATGCTTGAACAATTTGGTGTGGAGAGCGCAAAACAATATTTCAATGTAAATGAACAAGCTGTTGACTTCGCGCGATCTATCGCTGAAGCGGATCAGCTGCAAACTGCACACTCCGCGCTATATTCTCAAACAGCCGAAGGTACAGAACGATTACTGGCGGAGAAAAAGGCATATGAATCAATCGGCATTCCATTTACTCTTGCAGGAAACGCATCCTACCTACCTTTTGAAACGGACCATACTTTACTAATTGAAGACGAAGCACAAATTCACCCAGTGCGTTTTGGACAACAATTAGCACAGCTTGCTGTGAAACAAGGTGCGCGTATTTTTGAACATGCACAAGTAGCCGCTCTAGATACCGATCGTCATTTTATTAAACTCTCTTCATCTAAGGTAGTCAATTATCGACAACTTATTATTTGCTCACATTACCCGATCGAAGCTTTAGTTGGCATGCAAATTCTTAAGCTGGACGTCGGACGCTCGTACATTGCTGCAGCAAAAACGGAGACTACTTTTGACCATCAGTATATTTCAGTGGATGAGCCCAAACGCTCGATACGGACAGCGACAATCGATGACCAGTCTTACTTGTTGCTATGCGCTCAATCTCACCCTGCCGGTTCAGAAAAAGAAACACAACTACATTACGACAGCTTAACAGAGGATATGAAGACAACATTGGGGCATCCTGATGTGATATACAAATGGTCGGCGCAGGATCCGTCAACACCTGACTTAGTACCTTATGCAGGAGCTATCTCAAACTCTATGCCCGATGTCTACATTAGTACAGGCTATCGAAAATGGGGGCTATCTAATTCCTTAGCTTGTGCAGAAATCATTTCGGATGCGATTGTGGGGCGATCAAATGCTGCAAGCGAATTATTTTCTCCTAGCAGAACAGATTTCGGCTCTTTGTCTAGCCGCGCTTTATTATTGGCGGGCCGTACCGTCAAGGAGTTTGCTGGTGGACATATCGCTCGGACTGATTCCCCGATCTGCACTCATATGGGTTGCCGTACACGTTGGAATAAAGGAGATCAAACATGGGACTGTCCATGTCACGGGTCACGTTTTCGTGCGGACGGAACCGTGTTAGAAGGTCCAGCCACACAGCCACTTGATTTAGGTTAAAAAAACTGTCATAGAATATCGGGCTACCGATTCCATGACAGTCTG
This window of the Sporosarcina ureae genome carries:
- a CDS encoding DsbA family oxidoreductase; the encoded protein is MKIEVWSDYVCPFCYIGKRRLEHALKQVGLEEKSEVIFKAYQLDPNTPVASDQSVMEGLAGKYNVSKQEAKNMLNNIGEQAKTVGLHYQVDKMKTSNTLDAHRLAKLAEKHGVEKEVTERLLHGYFVEGERIDTEEVLVAIATEVGLDAKKTKEMLHSNDFDDEVKNDIEEAQEIGVQGVPFFVINRKYAISGAQPTEAFVEALEKIAEEEGMPKPKLRVLGTHDGGQCDDGACDI
- a CDS encoding histidine kinase yields the protein MGKMKSRMDEGILVCVYYGPNGERLINRGYKIATIMDCPLYILTVDPAPLDDFDVDKSEYIDRWKELADELEVEAFIIRDDEKRPTAKVIKEVAHQYGITQIIIGQTAQSRWEEITKGSFMNVLLREIPFVDFHVMSVDRAIKSETEGSFEKGVRAYLIPDGDTFRINFTLSKHAQYEGIFFKEIGTDFNNGIFKFMQNSKICQVQIEDDQVLDSSKIQCKIGK
- the murB gene encoding UDP-N-acetylmuramate dehydrogenase; protein product: MSKHRWFEDLQKNIKSGWLVLDEPLNKYTKTRLGGKADVVAAPGTIEEVQAVVSYAYNHKIPILLLGNGSNMVVRDGGVRGIVLYMANFNAIKIDGTRMIAEAGANIIDASKEATMACLTGLEFACGIPGSIGGAMAMNAGAYGGEIKDIIHHATVMDVTGKIFVLSKDELELGYRKSIITTEGYYVLSAEFWLTQGEQCDIDAAVADLTFQRESKQPLEYPSAGSVFKRPPGYFAGKLIQDSGLQGKGFGGAEVSTKHAGFIINKNNATAADYIQTIEMVKSEVKKNFGIDLEMEVKIVGEELSE
- a CDS encoding FAD-dependent oxidoreductase, which gives rise to MNESLWLATAYPKSTYPTVDDDVTCDVLIIGGGLSGIANAYFLSKQGKDVVLLEKNSLLHGATGNSTGKLTAQHDLVYADMLEQFGVESAKQYFNVNEQAVDFARSIAEADQLQTAHSALYSQTAEGTERLLAEKKAYESIGIPFTLAGNASYLPFETDHTLLIEDEAQIHPVRFGQQLAQLAVKQGARIFEHAQVAALDTDRHFIKLSSSKVVNYRQLIICSHYPIEALVGMQILKLDVGRSYIAAAKTETTFDHQYISVDEPKRSIRTATIDDQSYLLLCAQSHPAGSEKETQLHYDSLTEDMKTTLGHPDVIYKWSAQDPSTPDLVPYAGAISNSMPDVYISTGYRKWGLSNSLACAEIISDAIVGRSNAASELFSPSRTDFGSLSSRALLLAGRTVKEFAGGHIARTDSPICTHMGCRTRWNKGDQTWDCPCHGSRFRADGTVLEGPATQPLDLG
- a CDS encoding YceI family protein — protein: MNTWKVDPQASTVGFSVPHMMVSTVTGTFEKFSGELQGNIADLTKAKIDFRVIVSSIQTKNRDRDLHLCSGDFFDAETFPEMAFSSRAIYHDTDGRYQMLGDLTVKQTTKRAIFYIAPQEITVFGATYFVEGEIKRKEFGLMWNRAIEAGGVMVGEIIDIKMSVVICKDEI